A region of Desulfolithobacter dissulfuricans DNA encodes the following proteins:
- a CDS encoding type I secretion system permease/ATPase → MTVATAAEPETKWTPGSDTDTFDDPLTDCLVQLARIHGCPASRTALRAGLPLVRNRLTVELFARAAERAQMASRVVKRPLASMTNLELPAVLLLDGHRACIALEIDRDRQRITVLLPETGMGEETLACSELEEFYTGYAIFVRPRFRNRQETMDTSGGEKRWFWSTLARSWRIYRDVLIASFLINVFGLAGPFFTLNVYDRVIPNNAFETLWVLATGIGVVYLFNLVMRGLRSYFVDEAGKKANLQLSAMLFEKVLGLRMEFRPKSVGAFAKNLQQFESIRDFITSFSITALIDLPFMFLALGAIWYLGGPIALIHAGAILLLLLYAALIQVPLKKAVEKNFSAAAQKNGILVEGLSGIETIKMLGAEGQLQRAWEEAVSYIATWSARARFLSSSVNHVANFILNMTVVGVVVAGVYRIAAGELTQGGLIALVILTRQAVAPMSQVVSLATRFHRARAALQTLNRIMALPVERPAGKNFLHRATFRGAISLKQVNFAYPDQKVETLKNITLSIEPGEKVGIIGPIGSGKTTLGKLLLGLYQPTAGMVCMDGTDIRQIDPAQLRRVIGYVPQDIVLFRGTIRDNIILGSPDVDDDTVLQAAELAGVTEIVNHHPMGFDMEIGEQGSGLSGGQRQSVAMARAILHDPPVLVLDEPSSAMDNRTESRLKTRLTTLLAPKTLILITHRASLLDLVDRIIVIDNGTVVADGPRSRVLEALKTGQLSL, encoded by the coding sequence ATGACCGTTGCCACGGCTGCCGAACCGGAAACCAAGTGGACCCCGGGCAGTGATACCGATACCTTTGACGACCCCCTGACCGACTGCCTGGTCCAGCTGGCCCGGATCCACGGCTGTCCGGCCTCGAGGACCGCGCTGCGGGCCGGCCTGCCGCTGGTGCGAAACCGGCTCACCGTGGAGCTTTTTGCCAGGGCGGCCGAACGGGCCCAAATGGCATCCCGAGTCGTCAAGCGGCCCCTGGCCTCCATGACCAACCTGGAACTGCCGGCGGTCCTGCTGCTTGACGGTCACCGGGCCTGTATAGCCCTGGAGATCGACCGGGACAGGCAGCGAATCACCGTGCTGCTGCCGGAAACCGGAATGGGCGAAGAAACCCTCGCCTGCAGCGAACTGGAGGAGTTCTACACCGGCTATGCCATCTTTGTCCGCCCCAGGTTCCGCAACCGGCAGGAGACCATGGACACCTCTGGCGGGGAAAAGCGCTGGTTCTGGTCCACCCTGGCCCGATCCTGGCGTATTTATCGCGATGTGTTGATCGCTTCGTTTCTGATCAATGTCTTTGGCCTGGCCGGACCGTTTTTCACCCTGAACGTCTATGACCGAGTCATCCCCAACAATGCCTTCGAGACCCTCTGGGTCCTGGCGACCGGCATTGGCGTGGTCTACCTGTTCAACCTCGTCATGCGGGGTCTGCGCAGCTATTTTGTCGACGAGGCTGGCAAGAAGGCCAACCTGCAGCTCTCGGCCATGCTGTTTGAAAAGGTGCTCGGGTTGCGGATGGAGTTTCGCCCCAAATCCGTCGGCGCCTTTGCCAAAAACCTGCAGCAGTTTGAATCGATCCGCGACTTCATCACCTCGTTTTCCATCACCGCGCTCATCGACCTGCCTTTCATGTTCCTGGCCCTGGGCGCGATCTGGTACCTGGGCGGCCCCATCGCCCTGATCCACGCAGGGGCCATCCTTCTCCTGCTCCTCTACGCGGCCCTGATCCAGGTTCCCCTGAAAAAAGCGGTGGAAAAGAATTTCTCCGCCGCGGCCCAGAAAAACGGTATCCTGGTGGAGGGGCTGTCGGGTATCGAGACCATCAAGATGCTCGGCGCCGAGGGCCAGCTCCAGCGTGCCTGGGAGGAAGCGGTCTCCTACATCGCCACATGGAGTGCCCGGGCCAGGTTCCTCTCCTCGTCGGTCAACCATGTGGCCAATTTCATCCTCAACATGACCGTGGTGGGAGTGGTTGTTGCCGGGGTGTACCGGATCGCTGCCGGTGAGCTGACCCAGGGCGGTCTCATCGCCCTGGTGATCCTGACCCGCCAGGCCGTGGCGCCCATGTCCCAGGTTGTCAGCCTGGCCACCCGGTTTCACCGGGCCCGGGCCGCCCTGCAGACCCTGAACCGGATCATGGCCCTGCCGGTGGAACGGCCGGCAGGGAAAAACTTTCTCCACCGGGCCACCTTTCGCGGCGCTATCAGCCTGAAGCAGGTCAACTTTGCCTATCCGGACCAGAAGGTGGAGACCCTGAAAAACATCACCCTCTCCATCGAGCCCGGGGAAAAGGTGGGCATCATAGGCCCCATCGGCTCGGGCAAGACCACCCTGGGCAAGCTCCTGCTCGGACTCTACCAGCCGACCGCGGGCATGGTCTGCATGGACGGGACCGATATCCGGCAGATCGATCCAGCCCAGCTGCGCCGTGTCATCGGCTACGTGCCCCAAGACATCGTGCTCTTCCGGGGCACCATCCGCGACAACATCATCCTTGGTTCACCCGATGTGGACGACGACACCGTCCTGCAGGCAGCGGAACTGGCCGGAGTCACTGAAATCGTCAATCACCACCCCATGGGTTTTGACATGGAGATTGGCGAACAGGGCAGCGGCCTGTCCGGCGGCCAGCGCCAGAGCGTGGCCATGGCCCGGGCCATCCTCCACGATCCGCCGGTCCTGGTGCTGGACGAGCCATCGAGCGCCATGGACAACCGGACCGAATCGCGCCTCAAGACCCGCCTGACCACTCTCCTGGCCCCCAAGACCCTGATCCTTATCACCCACCGGGCCTCCCTGCTTGACCTGGTGGACCGGATCATCGTAATCGACAACGGCACCGTGGTTGCCGACGGCCCCCGGAGCCGGGTGCTGGAAGCGCTCAAGACCGGACAACTGAGCCTGTAA
- a CDS encoding EAL domain-containing protein, whose product MTLFRQLLLFILILILTLFTVSWVTRLQATRTYLQQQLQSHAQDTATSLGLTISAYSAQDDMAAAETIVNTIFDRGYYRLIVLRDLDGQVRIKRSVEVAMDTVPAWFIHLVPLEPPRATAGIMNGWFQAGTILVESHPGFAYSSLWDTTVNMTRWYLLLAALACLAGGMGLRLLLRPLARVEDQARALSQRRFEIQEPLPRTRELRQVVQAMNQTTLRVKTMFEEQARTAQQLRRQAYSDPLTNLGNRRYLENQVASWMDRPGTEIRGAFLLVHITGLKELNEEKGFQAGDERIQAVADLLRARTGGIPGAAVARLTGGDFGVFLPDTGLDEASHVADAICQRFWDQGAENHPLSDTGSIGGVVFGRKTSFSSLLAGADSALQAASGKGPNQWVIRRIPTRIEDVVRGRIGWKKVLEQAIAEEAIVLFGQACVALNDPQRVLHREILARLRESDGGLLRAEQFVPLAHRLGLITRLDRSVVEKTMALTKEQAGADQLAINISPTSLADGPFTTWLLARLEETGRDRPRLIFEFTEFAAVHHLELLAELGRRIRDLGHGYGIDHFGQGFANFGYLKSLQPDYVKIDRAFTRELVSAGSDSHFFIHSLCSVAHSLGIAVHGEGVETTDQHLLLRGLSLDGLQGYHLDQPREIA is encoded by the coding sequence ATGACATTATTCCGCCAGCTCCTCCTCTTCATCCTGATCCTGATCCTGACCCTGTTCACGGTCAGCTGGGTGACCCGGCTGCAGGCCACCAGGACATATCTCCAGCAGCAGCTCCAGTCCCATGCCCAGGACACCGCCACCTCGCTGGGGCTGACCATTTCCGCCTACTCGGCACAGGATGACATGGCCGCGGCCGAGACCATTGTCAATACCATCTTTGACCGCGGCTACTACCGGCTCATCGTGCTGAGGGACCTGGACGGACAGGTCCGAATCAAACGGTCCGTGGAGGTGGCCATGGATACCGTTCCCGCATGGTTCATCCACCTTGTCCCCCTGGAACCGCCCCGTGCCACGGCCGGGATCATGAACGGCTGGTTCCAGGCCGGAACCATCCTAGTGGAAAGTCATCCGGGTTTTGCCTACAGTTCCCTGTGGGACACCACTGTCAACATGACGCGCTGGTACCTGCTCCTGGCCGCCCTGGCCTGCCTGGCCGGCGGCATGGGCCTGCGCCTGCTGCTCCGGCCGCTTGCCAGGGTGGAAGATCAGGCCCGAGCCCTCAGCCAGCGCCGGTTTGAAATCCAGGAACCCTTGCCCAGGACCCGTGAATTGCGCCAGGTAGTCCAGGCCATGAACCAGACGACCCTGCGGGTCAAAACCATGTTCGAGGAACAGGCCCGGACCGCGCAGCAGCTGCGTCGCCAGGCCTACAGCGATCCCCTCACCAACCTGGGCAACCGCCGCTACCTGGAAAACCAGGTCGCCAGCTGGATGGACCGGCCCGGGACTGAGATCCGTGGGGCCTTTCTCCTGGTCCACATAACCGGGCTCAAAGAGCTCAACGAGGAAAAAGGCTTTCAGGCCGGCGATGAACGGATCCAGGCAGTGGCCGATCTCCTCCGGGCGCGGACAGGGGGTATTCCCGGCGCCGCCGTGGCCCGGCTCACCGGCGGTGATTTCGGGGTCTTTCTCCCGGACACCGGCCTGGATGAGGCCAGCCATGTGGCCGATGCCATCTGCCAGCGGTTCTGGGACCAGGGAGCGGAAAACCATCCTCTGTCAGACACGGGCTCCATCGGCGGGGTGGTCTTTGGCCGGAAGACATCGTTTTCCAGCCTTCTGGCCGGCGCCGACTCCGCCCTGCAGGCGGCCTCCGGCAAGGGACCGAACCAGTGGGTGATCCGCCGGATCCCCACGCGGATAGAGGATGTTGTCCGGGGCCGGATCGGCTGGAAAAAGGTGCTGGAACAGGCCATTGCCGAAGAGGCCATTGTCCTGTTCGGTCAGGCCTGTGTGGCCCTGAATGATCCGCAGCGAGTTCTTCACCGGGAGATCCTGGCACGTTTACGGGAAAGTGACGGCGGACTGCTGCGGGCCGAACAGTTTGTCCCCCTGGCCCACCGGTTGGGCCTGATCACCCGACTGGACCGGAGCGTGGTGGAAAAAACCATGGCGCTGACCAAAGAACAGGCCGGGGCCGACCAGCTGGCAATCAACATCTCCCCCACCTCACTGGCCGACGGACCGTTTACGACCTGGCTGCTTGCCAGGCTGGAAGAGACCGGCCGGGACAGGCCACGGCTCATCTTCGAGTTTACGGAATTTGCCGCGGTCCACCACCTGGAACTGCTGGCCGAACTGGGCCGTCGGATCCGTGACCTGGGCCATGGCTACGGCATCGATCATTTTGGCCAGGGATTTGCCAATTTCGGCTACCTGAAGAGTCTTCAGCCCGATTATGTCAAGATCGACCGGGCCTTTACCCGGGAGCTGGTATCAGCGGGCAGCGACAGCCATTTCTTCATCCATTCGCTGTGCAGCGTGGCCCACAGCCTGGGAATCGCGGTCCATGGAGAAGGGGTGGAAACAACGGACCAGCATCTCCTCCTCCGCGGCCTGAGCCTGGATGGCCTACAGGGATACCATCTCGACCAGCCACGGGAGATAGCCTGA
- a CDS encoding transglutaminase-like cysteine peptidase, protein MTPWRHATALILLLLATTLQGISPSLALSDRFSLDTSVLEAARHQYGREAGKRLRQWVELINHDTSRSTWEKLEKVNDFFNRLDFVDDTIHWKKQDYWATPVEFLASGGGDCEDFAMAKYFTLRALGIPDRQLTLTYVKALRYNLAHMVVTYYPAPGSEPLILDNLDKTIKPASRRRDLLPVYSFNGTGLWLAKQRGQGRFVGPSDRLSRWQDVLTRLPKGLF, encoded by the coding sequence ATGACGCCCTGGCGGCACGCAACCGCTCTCATCCTCCTGCTTCTGGCTACGACCCTGCAGGGAATCTCCCCCTCCCTGGCCCTGTCCGACAGATTTTCCCTTGACACCTCTGTCCTGGAGGCTGCCCGGCACCAGTATGGCCGGGAGGCCGGGAAACGGTTGCGCCAGTGGGTTGAACTGATCAACCATGATACCAGCCGAAGTACGTGGGAAAAGCTGGAGAAGGTTAATGATTTTTTCAACCGGCTGGACTTTGTCGATGATACCATCCACTGGAAGAAACAGGATTACTGGGCCACGCCGGTGGAATTTCTTGCCAGTGGCGGTGGCGACTGCGAGGACTTTGCCATGGCCAAGTACTTCACCCTCCGCGCCCTGGGTATCCCGGACAGACAGCTCACCCTCACTTATGTCAAGGCGCTGCGCTACAACCTGGCCCACATGGTGGTCACCTACTATCCGGCTCCGGGCAGTGAACCGCTCATCCTCGACAACCTGGACAAAACCATCAAACCGGCTTCCCGCCGCCGGGATCTGCTGCCGGTGTACAGTTTTAACGGCACCGGCCTGTGGCTGGCCAAACAGCGGGGCCAGGGCCGGTTTGTCGGCCCCAGCGACCGGCTCAGTCGCTGGCAGGACGTACTCACCCGACTTCCCAAAGGATTGTTTTAA
- a CDS encoding TolC family outer membrane protein yields the protein MNRTTLLILMACLTMTARLLAGPVPLRAETLAEAVDAILHSHPEVRSAVHSRQAVATQVNQARADYFPSVDILAGSGTGRVYDPGDSDIDPRELTISLRQNLFAGFATLNETRRQQSRSRAAAFRLQAISENIALKTSRVYLDVLRQQDLLQLARENLIIHQRISDQIRLRSESGISTRTDMEQITSRLALARANEITARTNLMDAKTSYQAVVGHLPGELIQPPLLDQELPADLEKAQAMALREHPSLKSAEADLAARQARARVARSSLLPRIDLEVDRSWKEEFDDSNSGQDDLVAMVRLRYNLFRGGRDQASRLETSHLVQEARELRNNIRRQIIESIRLSWMAYQSVRERLPFLETRVQASRATARAYTKQWNIGRRTLLDVLDAEAERIDGEQDLVHARYDLIYACCRILNGCGRLVHTLGLKWPREARIDNHDQNSEKRQDS from the coding sequence TTGAACAGAACCACACTGCTTATCCTCATGGCCTGCCTGACCATGACAGCCCGACTCCTCGCCGGGCCGGTACCCCTGAGGGCGGAAACCCTGGCCGAAGCCGTCGACGCCATACTCCACAGCCATCCCGAGGTCCGCTCCGCGGTCCACAGCCGCCAGGCCGTGGCCACCCAGGTGAACCAGGCCAGAGCCGACTACTTTCCCTCCGTGGACATCCTGGCCGGCAGCGGCACCGGCCGGGTGTACGATCCCGGGGACTCGGACATCGACCCGCGGGAGCTCACCATCAGCCTGCGCCAGAATCTCTTTGCCGGTTTCGCCACTCTCAATGAAACCAGGCGGCAGCAGTCCAGAAGCCGGGCCGCGGCCTTTCGGCTCCAGGCCATATCAGAAAACATAGCGCTTAAGACGTCAAGAGTCTACCTCGACGTCCTCCGCCAGCAGGATCTACTCCAGCTGGCCAGGGAAAATCTCATTATCCACCAGCGTATAAGCGATCAGATCAGGCTGCGCAGCGAGTCCGGTATTTCCACCCGGACCGACATGGAGCAGATTACCAGCCGCCTGGCCCTGGCCCGGGCAAACGAGATTACCGCCCGGACCAACCTGATGGATGCGAAAACCAGCTATCAGGCCGTGGTCGGTCACCTGCCGGGAGAGCTGATCCAGCCACCTCTCCTGGACCAAGAACTGCCGGCGGACCTGGAAAAGGCCCAGGCCATGGCCCTGCGGGAGCATCCCAGCCTGAAATCCGCCGAAGCCGATCTCGCCGCCCGCCAGGCCCGAGCCAGGGTAGCCAGGAGTTCCCTTCTACCCCGGATCGACCTGGAAGTGGATCGAAGCTGGAAAGAAGAGTTCGATGACAGCAATAGCGGCCAGGACGACCTGGTGGCCATGGTCCGCCTGCGCTACAATCTCTTCCGGGGCGGAAGGGACCAGGCCAGTAGACTGGAGACCAGCCACCTGGTCCAGGAGGCGAGAGAACTGCGCAACAACATTCGCCGCCAGATCATCGAGTCCATCCGTCTCTCCTGGATGGCCTATCAGAGTGTGCGGGAACGGCTGCCGTTTCTGGAAACCCGGGTCCAGGCCAGCAGGGCAACGGCCCGGGCCTATACCAAACAGTGGAACATCGGCCGCCGGACTCTGCTCGACGTGCTTGATGCCGAAGCCGAACGGATCGACGGGGAGCAGGATCTGGTCCATGCCCGGTATGACCTCATCTATGCCTGCTGTCGCATCCTCAACGGCTGCGGCCGGCTGGTCCACACACTGGGGCTCAAGTGGCCCCGGGAAGCCCGTATTGACAACCACGACCAGAACTCTGAAAAAAGACAGGACAGCTAA
- a CDS encoding DUF721 domain-containing protein: MLKKHQEPSPLGQGLAEVFDRRSWRVQWGLVGLVRDWSSIVGETVAVRSMPAFFRRDVLWIYVVSPIWMQQLQLQKQDLLDRIRRYLDRDEVADLRWLLFPPELLPEDENRESGTMPERSVAPEEEESFRAMVSGIVDPESQEALFRLWLAFRKKGSVERDEG, encoded by the coding sequence ATGTTGAAGAAACATCAGGAGCCATCACCGCTGGGTCAGGGGTTGGCCGAGGTCTTTGACCGCCGCAGCTGGAGGGTCCAGTGGGGGCTGGTCGGTCTGGTCCGGGACTGGTCCTCCATTGTCGGGGAGACTGTGGCCGTCCGGAGCATGCCGGCTTTTTTCCGCCGTGATGTGCTGTGGATCTATGTCGTCAGTCCCATCTGGATGCAGCAACTCCAGTTGCAGAAGCAGGATCTGCTGGACCGGATCCGCCGGTATCTGGACCGGGACGAGGTAGCTGATCTGCGCTGGCTGCTCTTTCCCCCGGAACTGCTGCCCGAGGATGAGAACCGGGAGTCGGGAACGATGCCCGAAAGGAGTGTGGCGCCGGAAGAGGAGGAGAGTTTTCGGGCCATGGTCTCCGGGATTGTGGATCCGGAGAGCCAGGAGGCCCTGTTCCGGTTGTGGCTCGCCTTCCGGAAAAAAGGGTCTGTCGAGAGGGATGAGGGTTGA
- the cysS gene encoding cysteine--tRNA ligase, which translates to MKNIIELIGNTPLVPIVRLAAGHRATVVGKLESRNPGGSVKDRIALSLIEAGEKSGELTPDKIVLEATSGNTGIGLAMVCAAKGYRCQLVMPESASVERRQIMQAYGAEIILTPAKRATDGAIEKVYAMAREHPELYYLTDQFNNPANWQAHYQTTGPEIWEQTGGQVTDIITTLGTSGTAMGLCRWFAEHHPEVRVIAVEPYYGHKIQGLKNMKESYRPGIFDKSLPYKIVNVADDDAFEMARMLAREEGIFVGMSSGAAMVAALERAGEIDQGMVVAILPDGGERYLSTPLFVPQTRQEKKRSTLRFYNTMARKKQPFEPIAKKRVTFYACGPTAYEPPNLAHCRRLVVADLMVRYLELKGYEVQSYMNFTDLDDNTIAGAEKAGQPLKEFTDRYIQAFKEAAEKLGVKQASGYPRASEHVGDMIEIAHELIHKGYAYEKHGSIYFDISKFKRYGRLSGVDLGKIQVGRTVDLDDYEKDNPRDFTLLKRSTLGELKKGIFFETDWGNVRPGWHIECSAMSTRYLGETLDIHTASQDLIFPHHENEIAIAEALTGKPLARYWLHSGLLLKDGRKMSAEAGNVVVLDEVLERGYTGREVRFLLLGVHYRKPLHFSYRRLDSVRTALRRIDEFTRKLLCLPPGLPHPEVTVYVSRLEQRFFEAMDDDLNISGAIGALFDFIKHTNPVLQQSSLDREQKNDIFDLLRRINSVLGIMSLDQCPLAPEIDRLIREREEARKAKDWKRADEVREELQRLGITIHDTANGPVWEQADVCRLCDRVEPLQENPGSLEEG; encoded by the coding sequence ATGAAAAACATAATAGAACTTATCGGAAACACCCCGCTGGTCCCCATTGTCCGGTTGGCGGCCGGCCACAGGGCCACGGTGGTCGGCAAGCTGGAATCCCGCAACCCCGGCGGCTCGGTCAAGGACCGGATAGCCCTGTCGCTCATCGAAGCAGGGGAAAAGAGCGGCGAGCTGACCCCGGACAAGATCGTGCTCGAGGCCACCAGTGGCAACACCGGTATCGGCCTGGCCATGGTCTGCGCTGCCAAGGGGTATCGCTGTCAGCTGGTCATGCCCGAGTCGGCCAGTGTGGAGCGGCGGCAGATAATGCAGGCCTACGGGGCTGAAATCATCCTCACCCCGGCCAAGCGGGCCACCGATGGAGCCATCGAAAAGGTCTACGCCATGGCCCGCGAACATCCGGAACTCTACTATCTCACCGATCAGTTCAACAATCCCGCCAACTGGCAGGCCCATTATCAGACCACCGGGCCCGAGATCTGGGAGCAGACCGGCGGCCAGGTAACCGACATTATCACCACCCTGGGGACCTCGGGCACGGCCATGGGGTTGTGCCGCTGGTTCGCCGAGCACCATCCGGAGGTGCGGGTGATCGCGGTGGAGCCCTATTATGGCCACAAGATCCAGGGGCTCAAGAATATGAAGGAGTCGTATCGCCCCGGTATCTTTGATAAGTCCCTGCCCTACAAGATTGTCAACGTGGCCGACGACGATGCCTTCGAAATGGCGAGAATGCTGGCCCGGGAAGAGGGCATTTTTGTCGGCATGAGTTCGGGGGCGGCCATGGTGGCGGCCCTGGAGAGGGCCGGAGAGATCGACCAGGGCATGGTGGTGGCCATTTTACCCGATGGCGGTGAGCGCTACCTCAGCACCCCGCTGTTTGTGCCGCAGACCAGGCAGGAAAAAAAGCGCTCCACGCTTCGGTTCTACAACACCATGGCTCGGAAGAAGCAGCCCTTTGAGCCGATTGCCAAGAAACGGGTCACCTTCTATGCCTGCGGGCCCACGGCCTATGAACCGCCCAACCTGGCCCACTGCCGGCGGCTGGTGGTGGCCGACCTCATGGTCCGCTACCTGGAACTCAAGGGCTATGAGGTACAGTCCTACATGAACTTCACCGACTTGGACGACAACACCATTGCCGGGGCGGAAAAGGCGGGCCAGCCGCTCAAAGAGTTCACGGACAGGTATATCCAGGCCTTCAAGGAGGCGGCGGAAAAACTCGGGGTCAAGCAGGCCAGCGGCTATCCGCGAGCCTCAGAGCATGTCGGCGACATGATCGAGATTGCCCATGAACTGATCCACAAGGGATATGCCTACGAGAAGCACGGCTCCATCTATTTCGATATTTCCAAGTTCAAGCGCTATGGCCGCCTCTCCGGGGTGGACCTGGGCAAGATCCAGGTGGGCCGCACGGTGGACCTGGACGATTATGAAAAGGACAATCCCCGGGACTTTACTCTCCTCAAGCGCTCCACCCTGGGTGAACTGAAAAAGGGCATCTTTTTTGAAACCGACTGGGGCAATGTCCGGCCGGGCTGGCATATTGAGTGTTCCGCCATGTCCACCCGGTACCTGGGTGAGACCCTGGATATCCATACCGCCAGCCAGGATCTGATTTTTCCTCACCATGAGAACGAGATCGCCATTGCCGAGGCCCTGACCGGCAAACCGCTGGCCCGGTACTGGCTCCATTCCGGCCTGCTGCTCAAGGATGGGCGGAAGATGTCGGCCGAAGCCGGTAACGTGGTCGTCCTTGACGAGGTCCTGGAGCGGGGCTACACTGGTCGCGAGGTTCGCTTTCTACTCCTCGGAGTCCATTACCGCAAGCCACTCCATTTTTCCTATCGCCGTCTCGATTCGGTCCGCACCGCCCTGCGCCGCATCGACGAGTTCACCCGCAAGCTGCTCTGTCTGCCGCCGGGGCTGCCCCATCCGGAGGTCACCGTCTATGTCTCCCGTCTGGAGCAGCGGTTCTTCGAGGCCATGGATGATGATCTCAACATATCGGGCGCCATCGGTGCATTGTTTGATTTCATCAAGCATACCAATCCGGTTCTCCAGCAGTCCAGCCTGGATCGGGAGCAGAAGAACGATATCTTTGACCTGCTGCGCCGGATCAATTCCGTGCTTGGCATCATGTCACTTGACCAGTGTCCCCTGGCCCCGGAAATCGACCGCCTTATCAGGGAGCGGGAAGAGGCCCGGAAGGCAAAGGACTGGAAACGGGCCGACGAGGTGCGCGAGGAGCTTCAGCGCCTCGGCATCACCATCCACGATACCGCCAACGGGCCGGTCTGGGAACAGGCGGATGTGTGTCGGCTGTGCGACAGGGTGGAACCGCTGCAGGAAAATCCGGGGTCCCTGGAAGAGGGGTGA
- a CDS encoding histidine triad nucleotide-binding protein — MSDNCLFCKIIKGDIPADILHEDDEILAFRDIAPQAPVHFLVIPKKHISGPSDVAAEDEQLIGRLMRVGSEIAKKEGIDHFRVVFNNGEQAGQTVFHIHMHILGGRAMDWPPG; from the coding sequence ATGTCTGACAACTGCCTGTTCTGCAAGATCATCAAGGGGGACATCCCCGCCGACATCCTCCATGAAGATGACGAGATCCTGGCCTTCCGCGACATTGCGCCCCAGGCGCCGGTCCACTTTCTGGTCATCCCCAAGAAACACATCAGCGGACCTTCGGATGTGGCCGCGGAAGACGAACAGCTGATCGGCAGACTTATGCGGGTCGGCAGCGAGATTGCCAAGAAGGAGGGTATCGACCACTTCCGGGTGGTCTTCAACAACGGCGAGCAGGCCGGCCAGACGGTCTTCCACATCCACATGCATATCCTCGGCGGCCGGGCCATGGACTGGCCTCCGGGCTGA
- a CDS encoding DEAD/DEAH box helicase yields the protein MQLQSMSDNRVVLRVISECGLAGAPDVLTRQIKKDLTIKNPKYLAARRYSRWIGRDLKPELYFFREQGDELFFPRGYGNRAVQLCRQLTGQPPEIIDQRRLLEPLELEFSGQLRPYQEQAVQAVIRRSFGVLEAGTGSGKTVMALAVVAARRQPTIILVHSKELLHQWRERIRTFLGLEAGLAGDGRFDPRPVTVAIVNTARRRLPQLTPLFGQLIVDECHRVPASLFTDVVSGFDAHFMLGLSATAFRREDGMTRLIYCYMGDRVHAVDPGVLAASGAVVRPELVQKETGFRSGYRGEYTKLIKGLVADEQRNEQIADDIARLVQDGHQGTVLVVSDRVAHCEILRRKLYRRKVDAALLTGRVPPELRARIVREVQEGQVPVLISTVQLIGEGFDCPGLSTLVLATPIKFEGRLLQVVGRVMRPAEGKKALVIDYVDVKVPVLRRSAEARAEVLSRW from the coding sequence GTGCAATTGCAGAGTATGTCGGATAACAGGGTGGTCCTGCGGGTGATCTCGGAATGCGGCCTTGCCGGGGCACCGGATGTCCTGACGCGGCAGATCAAAAAGGATCTGACCATCAAAAATCCCAAGTACCTGGCCGCCCGGCGCTACTCGCGCTGGATCGGCCGGGATCTCAAACCTGAACTCTATTTTTTCCGGGAGCAGGGTGACGAGCTGTTCTTCCCCCGGGGCTACGGCAACCGGGCCGTACAGCTCTGCCGTCAGCTGACCGGCCAGCCACCGGAGATCATCGATCAGCGCCGGCTACTGGAGCCGCTGGAACTGGAGTTTTCAGGCCAGCTCCGGCCCTACCAGGAACAGGCCGTGCAGGCGGTGATCCGGCGGTCCTTCGGAGTGCTTGAGGCCGGCACCGGCTCGGGTAAAACCGTTATGGCCCTGGCCGTGGTGGCGGCCAGGCGGCAGCCAACCATTATTCTGGTCCATTCCAAAGAGCTGCTCCACCAGTGGCGGGAGCGGATTCGCACCTTCCTCGGCCTGGAAGCTGGCCTGGCCGGAGATGGCCGGTTCGATCCCCGGCCGGTGACCGTGGCCATTGTCAATACGGCCCGCAGGCGGCTCCCCCAGCTCACTCCCCTTTTCGGACAGCTCATTGTCGATGAATGTCACCGGGTACCGGCCAGCCTGTTCACCGATGTGGTCAGTGGTTTTGACGCCCATTTCATGCTCGGGCTCTCGGCCACCGCCTTTCGCCGGGAAGACGGGATGACCCGGCTGATCTACTGCTACATGGGCGATCGGGTCCATGCGGTGGATCCCGGCGTCCTTGCCGCCAGCGGTGCCGTGGTCCGGCCCGAGCTTGTCCAGAAGGAAACCGGCTTTAGAAGCGGCTACCGCGGTGAGTATACCAAACTGATCAAGGGGCTGGTTGCCGATGAGCAGCGCAACGAGCAGATAGCCGATGATATCGCCAGGCTGGTGCAGGACGGCCATCAGGGGACGGTCCTGGTGGTGTCGGACCGGGTCGCCCACTGCGAGATCTTGCGCCGCAAGCTGTACCGCCGGAAAGTGGATGCGGCCCTGCTCACCGGCAGGGTGCCTCCGGAGCTGCGGGCCAGAATCGTCCGTGAGGTGCAGGAGGGTCAGGTGCCGGTGTTGATCTCCACGGTTCAGCTCATCGGCGAGGGGTTTGACTGCCCGGGTCTCTCCACTCTGGTCCTGGCCACGCCCATCAAGTTCGAGGGACGGCTGCTGCAGGTGGTGGGGAGGGTCATGCGTCCGGCAGAGGGCAAGAAGGCCCTGGTGATCGACTATGTGGATGTCAAGGTTCCGGTCCTGCGCCGCTCTGCCGAGGCCAGGGCTGAGGTGTTGTCCCGCTGGTAG